In a single window of the Cucumis melo cultivar AY chromosome 11, USDA_Cmelo_AY_1.0, whole genome shotgun sequence genome:
- the LOC103497410 gene encoding L-ascorbate oxidase homolog, whose translation MREGKMINLSLGIMIIWVCCSLGWVNGEDPYRYYTFQVTYGTRAPLGVAQKVILVNGQFPAPKIECATNDNIIVNVINKLDEPFLFTWSGVKQRRTSWQDGVLGTNCPIPPNSNWTYKFQVKDQIGTFTYFPSINFQRASGGFGAFVIQPRSVITTPYPLPHAEIDLLIGDWYDTDHKTLRKQLDSGVLLPLPKHLLINGQPSSTLILKKGLTYKLRISNVGIATSINFRIQGHLMTLVEVEGAHTVQEVYESLDIHPGQSAAVLVSLNRLPKDYYFVVSSRFTKPILTTVGILRYEGSSIPPSKPLPIGPTYQLHWSMKQARTIRLNLTANAARPNPQGSFHYGNITVVRRLILKNSLTKIKGAVRCAVNNVSYVDPPTPLKLADWFKIGGVFDFKTFTDIPTPRPAMLGVSVVNVTLHDFVEIVFQNDENTVQAWHFDGTSFYVVGYGSGDWSYKMRKRYNLVDGISRHTVQVYPRSWTAILVSLDNKGMWNLRSTIWWRNYLGQQLYVRVWNDEKSLYTEADIPLNALKCGKASKY comes from the exons ATGAGAGAGggaaaaatgataaatttgagcTTGGGAATTATGATTATATGGGTTTGTTGTAGTTTGGGATGGGTGAATGGTGAAGACCCATATAGATATTACACTTTTCAAGTCACCTACGGTACACGTGCTCCTCTTGGTGTTGCTCAAAAG GTAATCCTTGTGAATGGGCAATTTCCAGCCCCAAAGATTGAGTGTGCGACAAATGACAACATAATTGTAAATGTCATTAACAAGCTTGATGAGCCTTTTCTCTTTACATG GAGTGGAGTGAAGCAAAGGAGGACATCATGGCAAGATGGGGTGTTAGGGACAAATTGCCCAATCCCTCCAAACTCAAATTGGACATACAAATTCCAAGTTAAAGATCAAATTGGAACTTTCACATACTTCCCTTCCATCAACTTCCAAAGGGCTTCTGGTGGCTTTGGAGCCTTTGTAATTCAACCTAGAAGCGTCATAACAACTCCCTACCCCCTTCCCCACGCGGAGATCGACCTTCTCATTGGTGACTGGTACGACACCGACCATAAG ACGTTGCGTAAGCAGTTGGATTCGGGAGTTTTGCTGCCTTTACCTAAGCATCTTCTTATCAATGGACAACCTAGTTCAACACTAATTCTTAAAAAAG GGCTAACATACAAGTTGAGGATATCAAATGTTGGGATAGCAACATCAATAAACTTTAGAATTCAAGGACATTTAATGACACTTGTGGAAGTAGAAGGAGCTCACACAGTTCAAGAAGTTTATGAATCATTGGATATTCATCCTGGCCAATCTGCTGCAGTTTTGGTGTCTCTTAACAGATTACCAAAGGATTATTACTTTGTGGTTTCTTCACGTTTTACTAAACCTATTCTTACTACTGTTGGTATCCTTAGATATGAAGGCTCTTCCATTCCTCCTTCCAAGCCTTTGCCCATTGGACCTACTTACCAACTCCATTGGTCCATGAAGCAAGCTCGAACCATCAG ATTAAACTTGACAGCAAATGCAGCAAGGCCGAACCCACAAGGATCATTCCACTATGGAAACATAACAGTAGTGAGAAGACTCATATTAAAAAATTCATTGACCAAGATAAAAGGAGCTGTTCGTTGTGCGGTGAACAATGTATCATATGTTGATCCACCAACACCTTTAAAGTTGGCTGATTGGTTCAAAATTGGTGGTGTTTTTGACTTCAAAACCTTCACTGATATCCCAACTCCAAGACCTGCAATGCTTGGAGTCTCTGTTGTTAACGTTACCCTTCATGATTTTGTTGAAATTGTGTTCCAAAACGATGAAAATACTGTCCAAGCTTGGCATTTTGATGGAACAAGTTTCTATGTTGTTGG ATATGGTTCTGGTGATTGGAGTTATAAAATGAGGAAACGTTATAACTTAGTGGATGGTATATCAAGACACACTGTTCAG GTATATCCAAGATCATGGACAGCAATATTAGTATCATTAGACAACAAGGGGATGTGGAACTTGAGATCTACAATATGGTGGAGAAATTATCTTGGTCAACAGTTATACGTCAGAGTTTGGAATGATGAAAAGAGTTTATATACTGAGGCAGATATTCCACTCAATGCTCTCAAGTGTGGCAAAGCATCCAAGTATTAA
- the LOC103497409 gene encoding serine/threonine-protein kinase SRK2I: MDRATITVGPAMDMPIMHDSDRYDFVRDIGSGNFGVARLMRDKHTKELVAVKYIERGDKIDENVQREIINHRSLRHPNIVRFKEVILTTTHLAIVMEYASGGELFERISNAGRFSEDEARFFFQQLISGVSYCHAMQVCHRDLKLENTLLDGSPAPRLKICDFGYSKSSVLHSQPKSTVGTPAYIAPEVLLRQEYDGKIADVWSCGVTLYVMLVGAYPFEDPDEPKDFRKTIQRILGVQYSIPDCVQISLECRHLISRIFEADPATRITIPEIKNHSWFLKNLPSDLMDENTMGNQFEEPDQPMQSLDAIMQIIAEATIPAVGSHGLMCMTDNLDMDDDDDMDDLDDESELDIESSGEIVYAI; encoded by the exons ATGGATCGGGCGACGATTACTGTGGGGCCGGCCATGGATATGCCGATTATGCACGACAGTGACCGCTATGATTTCGTCCGAGATATTGGCTCCGGGAACTTTGGGGTTGCCAGGTTGATGAGAGACAAGCATACTAAAGAGCTCGTTGCTGTTAAGTATATTGAGCGAGGCGATAAG ATAGATGAAAATGTTCAGCGAGAAATCATCAATCACAGGTCATTGAGGCACCCTAACATAGTCAGGTTCAAAGAG GTCATCTTGACCACTACCCATCTTGCAATTGTAATGGAATATGCTTCTGGAGGAGAGCTCTTTGAGCGTATAAGCAATGCAGGACGCTTTAGTGAAGATGAG GCTCGCTTCTTCTTTCAACAACTAATATCGGGAGTCAGCTACTGCCATGCGATG CAAGTGTGTCACCGGGACTTGAAGTTGGAGAACACTTTACTAGATGGAAGTCCAGCCCCTCGTTTGAAGATATGTGACTTTGGCTACTCAAAG tcatcTGTGCTCCATTCACAACCAAAGTCAACAGTCGGAACACCTGCATACATTGCTCCAGAAGTGCTATTAAGGCAAGAATATGATGGCAAG ATTGCAGATGTGTGGTCATGTGGAGTGACCCTCTACGTAATGCTTGTTGGAGCCTATCCTTTTGAGGATCCTGATGAACCAAAGGATTTCCGAAAGACAATACAA AGAATCCTAGGCGTCCAGTATTCCATTCCTGATTGTGTTCAAATATCTCTCGAGTGTCGCCACCTGATATCAAGAATTTTTGAGGCAGATCCTGCAACG AGAATCACTATTCCCGAGATTAAGAACCATTCCTGGTTTTTGAAGAATCTCCCATCGGACTTGATGGATGAAAACACAATGGGAAATCAATTTGAAGAGCCTGATCAACCAATGCAGAGCCTCGATGCAATAATGCAGATAATCGCTGAGGCCACAATACCAGCAGTTGGTTCACATGGCCTTATGTGCATGACAGATAACCTTGACATGGACGACGACGACGACATGGATGATCTGGATGACGAGTCTGAGCTTGATATAGAAAGCAGCGGTGAAATAGTGTATGCAATTTGA